Proteins encoded within one genomic window of Paroedura picta isolate Pp20150507F chromosome 17, Ppicta_v3.0, whole genome shotgun sequence:
- the AMDHD2 gene encoding N-acetylglucosamine-6-phosphate deacetylase: MPSDKSVSAAPVFQFTNCWILKNHKLQREDLWVREGRILNPEKLFFDEKKPADVQLDCKGSIVAPGFIDVQINGGFGVDFSVATDNVGAGIALVSQKILSHGVTSFCPTLVSSPASVYHKVLPQICIKNGGLDGAGVLGVHLEGPFISKEKRGAHPEHCLRAFGEEAFRHLLATYGSLEGVSIVTLAPELKRSGEVIQELTKRGIRVSLGHSMANLSQAEEAVQQGATFITHLFNAMLPFHHRDPGIVGLLTSDQIPPDRQVFYGMISDGIHTNPAALRIAHRAHPAGLVLVTDAIAGMGLAPGRHTLGQQVVEMDGLNSYIAGTKILSGSTARMDACVRHFKDATGCSAETALEAASLHPAQLLGIEDRKGTLDYDSDADFLLLDDSLHVRATYIAGQQVWRHSDFVL; this comes from the exons ATGCCGTCGGACAAATCAGTCTCGGCTGCCCCGGTCTTCCAATTTACCAACTGCTGGATTTTGAAGAATCACAAACTGCAGAG AGAGGACCTGTGGGTGagagaaggccggatcctgaaccCAGAAAAGCTCTTCTTCGATGAGAAAAAGCCGGCGGACGTCCAGCTGGACTGCAAGGGGAGCATCGTCGCGCCCGGCTTCATCGACGTGCAGATCAATG GCGGTTTTGGGGTGGATTTCTCCGTGGCCACGGACAACGTGGGGGCAGGCATCGCGCTGGTCAGCCAGAAGATCCTGTCCCACGGCGTGACCTCTTTCTGCCCCACCTTGGTGAGCTCCCCGGCGTCTGTCTACCACAAG GTCCTTCCCCAGATCTGCATAAAAAACGGAGGGCTGGACGGAGCCGGAGTCCTGG GGGTCCACCTGGAGGGCCCGTTCATCAGCAAGGAGAAACGAGGGGCCCACCCCGAGCACTGCCTCCGCGCCTTCGGAGAGGAAGCCTTCCGCCACCTGCTGGCGACCTACGGATCCCTGGAGGGCGTCTCCATCGTCACCCTGGCGCCGGAGCTCAAGCGGAGCGGCGAAGTGATCCAGGAGCTGACCAAGCGGGGCATCCGTGTGTCGCTCG GTCACTCCATGGCCAACTTGTCCCAGGCTGAAGAAGCTGTTCAACAGGGGGCCACCTTCATCACTCACCTGTTCAACGCCATGCTGCCC TTCCACCATCGCGATCCTGGGATTGTGGGGCTCCTCACCAGCGACCAGATCCCCCCAGACAGGCAGGTCTTCTACGGCATGATATCCGACGGGATCCACACCAACCCCGCTGCTCTGCGGATCGCGCATCGGGCCCACCCTGCAG GGCTGGTCTTGGTAACGGACGCCATTGCTGGCATGGGCCTTGCTCCTGGCAGACACACCCTGGGCCAGCAGGTGGTAGAGATGGACGGCCTCAACTCCTACATAGCAG GGACCAAAATATTGAGCGGAAGTACAGCAAGGATGGATGCCTGCGTTCGGCACTTCAAGGACGCAACAG GGTGCTCCGCGGAGACGGCTCTCGAAGCTGCGTCTCTCCATCCTGCCCAGCTCCTGGGGATCGAGGACAGGAAGGGCACCTTGGACTATGACTCCGATGCAG ATTTCTTGCTGCTGGACGACAGTCTCCACGTCAGAGCGACCTATATCGCCGGCCAGCAGGTTTGGAGACACAGCGACTTCGTTCTCTGA
- the ATP6V0C gene encoding V-type proton ATPase 16 kDa proteolipid subunit c, with amino-acid sequence MSSAPEYAPFFAVMGASAAMIFSALGAAYGTSKSGTGIAAMSVMRPELIMKSIIPVVMAGIIAIYGLVVAVLIATSLEAGITLYKSFLQLGAGLSVGLSGLAAGFAIGIVGDAGVRGTAQQPRLFVGMILILIFAEVLGLYGLIVALILSTKSK; translated from the exons ATGTCCTCCGCGCCGGAGTACGCGCCCTTCTTCGCCGTCATGGGCGCCTCGGCGGCCATGATCTTCAGCG ccttgGGAGCCGCCTACGGCACATCGAAGAGTGGGACAGGGATCGCGGCCATGTCCGTCATGCGGCCAGAGCTGATCATGAAGTCCATCATCCCCGTGGTCATGGCGGGCATTATAGCAATTTACGGCCTGGTAGTGGCGGTCCTCATCGCCACCTCCCTCGAAGCTGGCATCACACTATACAA GAGCTTCCTTCAGCTGGGCGCCGGCCTGAGCGTGGGGCTGAGCGGCCTGGCCGCGGGCTTCGCCATCGGCATCGTGGGCGACGCGGGCGTGCGGGGGACGGCGCAGCAGCCCCGGTTATTCGTCGGCATGATCCTGATCTTGATCTTCGCCGAAGTCTTGGGCCTCTACGGCCTCATCGTGGCCCTCATCCTCTCCACAAAGTCCAAGTAA